The genomic window TAACAGCTGTTCGTGGTATTTTGGTGGATCGAATACTCGTCCTCTGGGAGCAATTTTCGTTCGCGAAAGCAGTCCGCTATCCATTGCTCGTCGAGAACCTTTGTCGCCGATTCTCCAGCCTCGAGCCTTCTAATTTCTGCAGGAATGTTGCTGTTCTTCAAGGCAAAGATATGAGTCACGTGATTGTCAAGTATACCAGTAACTGTTCCACCCATGAAGCGAAACTCGAGATTTCGTTGTTTATCGCTCGTACAAAAATATCCTACGCTCCCACGAAACACTGAGAACGGTGATGTTTCATGACCAAACAGCTCTCTGTCGATTTCCTTGTACTGGTCGTTTGTCAACTGCGAATCTTTTGCCTGCAAAGCAACACGAAAACGAACTTTTCTTTATGCTTATGGACTTTACCTACACAGGAAATGATAGCTGAATAGTTGATAGTTTACCAATTCTGCAGCTCGTTCCAAAGACCGTTTTAAATCATCTATATTCGTATCTTGCGTATAACTATCATATGTATCATCGAAAACTGTTGACATATGGCTTCTGGTTGACTCAGTAGCAAACAACAGTTCCCATGGGAGCCAAGGCTGGAGGCTTGCAAAGTTTTCTGGTCTTGTAGCACGCAAAAGCCACTCTAATTTAACAACATTGTACTTCTGACCCTGTATCATGTTTTTTACTCTAAGctgaaagatttttaattaGTACAATATGCTGATCACTGCAGCAGATCGATGTTGCAATATGATATTCATACCTTGTTAGCATTTCCTACAATAGCGCAAAAAGTCTTTCCGCCAGGATTTTGTACTATACTTCCCCCATGTTCacgcacaattttttcaacgtccTCCTTGGAGATCTCGTTGTTTCCGTTCACAACACAGATCTCCTTGTCATCTAACAGTCGACTGATACGTGAGACAGCGGTCGTCGGACAAGGATTGTAGTTTATAACTGTGATAGTTCTGTTTTTCGTCTTTCTTGGAGATATTGCTGGAAGATGTTCCATAACATCGTGTTCGGTTACATGACGTTTTGTTAGCTTTTGAATTACTCCAGGACCCTGTAGAGTTGCATCAAACAAATACCAATCGATAACAGAGTTAAACCTTTTTTAATTGTCGTAGTGAAACTTTTCCGATAACTCTACCTTTATAAGTGAGTGGAATTCCTCTGTTGTGCAGCATTCGCGCCAACTCTTCTCATCTCGTCCTCTGATTGCGACAACCCGAGGAAATCTTAAACTGTAACCAGTTGGATAAGAGCTTGACCGCACCAATTCTGTGGCACGTAACTTCAAGACTATAGAATTTTTTGGCTCAATCCACAAATTAGGAGGGTCTTTCTAAAATTACATCATATCCACATGTTTGAGTCTGTTCATGATCAGCCAAAGATCACTAGCCAAAGATATTTTCACAAAGATCGACACATGGAATTTTTTGTATTGAATCTAACATAATCCATTTATATACAATGATGGTAGAAATATCCATGAATAGAGCATTACCTTTGGTCCAACAACATTGTCAGGACATTTCTTAACCCAATGAGGTTTCAATGTCAACAACAATTCTTCGAACGCCTCTACCTTGATTCCAGTTCGCACCGAAGAGACTGCGTGAAACTTGAGGTCATTCATTGTTTCAGGATTTTGAGAAAGCGCCACCGCAACAAGAAAACTGTTAATGCGGCCCCTCATTCTCCCTTCACCGTAATACCCTCCGACAATAACTAAATCCATATCTTCAACAAGGTCAGCAGAatactgtaaaatatttttaaatttttatgaagCTTAGTAGTTTCGTTCATTCTGTATCAGCCCGCATACACTCACTGTGAGGGAGACATTACCTCTGCCTTTATCTTATAGCAATCGCTACCCACACGAACACCTGGTTTGTAAGTGCTGTTACATTTCTTCAGAACAATTCCCTCTTCAAAAGTATCCATACTTTCGTTAAATGCATCCAGTAATTCAACTCTGAATGAAATGTTGGTTCAATCAGTCTACTATCTTTGCAGTTCAATCGTTGCAATTGCTTTTAATTGtcgtttgaaatataatatttgttttcataCTTGCTGCTAACTAGTCTCGTTTGGCTTCGGACTAAGACACCCGTTTCCTCGACGAAAGCTTCCTTCAGCACCTTTAGACGTTCCGTTAAAGGTTCGTCAACAAGGAGCTTTTCGTTGTACATGATCACGTCAAAGGCAATAAAGCAGGGCTGGTGTGTGCTCGTCGGTGTCATTTTCTTCACGTCAAAACTCATTCCTTTGGATCCAAATCTCTGGTGAACCTTGTGCCATCCCATCATTTCACCATCCATAATGATGGAGCGGCAAGAAGGGTTCAacaatttcgcaattttacCAGTTAGCAAACCTGGATAAAATCAACAAAACTGAGATCTTGCTGTTTACGGCTATTTAAGGTACACCAAAATGAACCGAGGCTTACCTGAAGATTTAGATTTGCCGTATGCTTCTGTGAAATTATATGCGTTCCTGGAAAAATAGCTGAACTGGCCATCTTTCATGTGCAACTGAAATCTCTCCCCGTCATGCTTTGTCTCCATCAAATATGATTCTtgattggtaaaaaatttaccaacatCATCGATTTTACACCTTTCCAGTAGCATTGGCTTGAACGGGGAGAAAATTTCTATTTGATACTTTATTCCAATGCCTGTGTTCTGCAACTTGTCACATACATCACGGAGGCTCATTGATACGTCAAACAGTTTCACTGCATCTGCATGATAGGCTGAAACAGCAATATTTTTATGGGAACAAGTACATAACTTTCATTAGAGGACCattgagaataaaattatactcTCAGTCTAATTCaacattttacttttatacgtCAAAAAAGTATGTAGACATCGACAAAccatttagaatttttttctgcgaAAGTCCGATTCTCAAATCCTTCAGAAGAATCCGGATCAGCCACTTTTGCTCAACAGCACTTAATTGTTGAATAAGTTGTTGAAATTCTCCATCTTTACTGCTGTTGCTGGCATTTTTCTCAGCAATATTGTCTAGAATCGTATTTACTTGTTCAACAGTCATTGAACTTTCTTGAATTTGAACACGTTTACACAAAATTGAATATGCAATCTCTGCAAAGTCTCCACCGCTTTGCTTTCCAGATATCGGAACTCTGTCAAATAACGAAACGTGTTAAAAACACACTGATACTCTTATGAATTCAAAATAGAAGCATACATCATATTGACATTCATCTTGGATATCGAGGTGAATACAAAGGGAATTTACTTGTAGTGCAGTAATTCCTGAGCATCTTTGCTAGTCTGTCCAAGAGCTAAGACTCGTACATATAACTTTGCCAAAGCTGTCTCTTTCAGACCGTAAGCCCCACGCTCACGATCGTGCTGTGGCAGGAGCAGCCTCAGTATTGGAAAAAATGAAGTGTCCTTGAATGTGACGGAATCCATgtattcacaaattttattaatttgtaaCAAAACTGTATTTCGTTTATCGATCAAATCACTTACCGCttctttatctttctttttcaatttctcactGAATTCGCGACATTGCTTGATCAAATATTCCAAATGGCTAGATTTTGTGGCAGCTTGCGCTTTGGAGATTTCATCGAGAATCATACAAAATTCTATGAATTTAACTTTTGAGGCAAATGTAAGCGTCATCGTCctgcaaaaaaaatgttatttgaaatagtttaatttaaataattgctGAAAGAAATgcgtcaagttttttttattactgtaGAGCAGCGTAGTTTGTGGATCAGTCCACATCAGATATTGATCGGTACACGAtccaaaattttattaaactaTCTTGAATACAATAAGTACATTGTGACTTTAAgtgatacatacatacacatacagaACAGAAGGGGGTAGATATGGAAAATCGTTGTGAAATGCTTtgattgttcatttattttcttctttatttcttatcacatttttataaataactCAACACACAACGGATATTTCACACAGTAATGTATTCCTCCAGATACATTCGGGCCAAGTCCTCGTTTCCTGAATCCAAATAAATAAGATGAAGATTGAAAGCAGCCTCTCGTGTCAGGTCCAAAAGATGCGGCTTTTGGGAAACGAGAATAGGCGGAGGTGTTTCCAAAACAAGTTTGTAATGGTGAATGGCCGCCGGCAAAAGACCGAGTTGATGAAAAGCTCGAGCTGTATTGTAGCTAGTTTCGTGTTCACCGCCTTTGCCTCGCATCTGTGAGTATTTCGTCAGAAAGGCAAGAGCTGAAAGGACGGGTTATTTAAGCATCTTTTCAAAGATCGATAAACTGATTTTCTAACTAGTATAAAAAGGATGAACTTATAGCTGCGTGTACCTTGTATAACAAGCTGATTCTTTTGAACAGAAAACCTTTGACAAGCCATTTGCAAAAGTGTAACAGCGATCAATAGTGC from Neodiprion lecontei isolate iyNeoLeco1 chromosome 1, iyNeoLeco1.1, whole genome shotgun sequence includes these protein-coding regions:
- the LOC107217202 gene encoding DNA ligase 4 isoform X1, with product MCMTMTLTFASKVKFIEFCMILDEISKAQAATKSSHLEYLIKQCREFSEKLKKKDKEADTSFFPILRLLLPQHDRERGAYGLKETALAKLYVRVLALGQTSKDAQELLHYKVPISGKQSGGDFAEIAYSILCKRVQIQESSMTVEQVNTILDNIAEKNASNSSKDGEFQQLIQQLSAVEQKWLIRILLKDLRIGLSQKKILNAYHADAVKLFDVSMSLRDVCDKLQNTGIGIKYQIEIFSPFKPMLLERCKIDDVGKFFTNQESYLMETKHDGERFQLHMKDGQFSYFSRNAYNFTEAYGKSKSSGLLTGKIAKLLNPSCRSIIMDGEMMGWHKVHQRFGSKGMSFDVKKMTPTSTHQPCFIAFDVIMYNEKLLVDEPLTERLKVLKEAFVEETGVLVRSQTRLVSSKVELLDAFNESMDTFEEGIVLKKCNSTYKPGVRVGSDCYKIKAEYSADLVEDMDLVIVGGYYGEGRMRGRINSFLVAVALSQNPETMNDLKFHAVSSVRTGIKVEAFEELLLTLKPHWVKKCPDNVVGPKKDPPNLWIEPKNSIVLKLRATELVRSSSYPTGYSLRFPRVVAIRGRDEKSWRECCTTEEFHSLIKGPGVIQKLTKRHVTEHDVMEHLPAISPRKTKNRTITVINYNPCPTTAVSRISRLLDDKEICVVNGNNEISKEDVEKIVREHGGSIVQNPGGKTFCAIVGNANKLRVKNMIQGQKYNVVKLEWLLRATRPENFASLQPWLPWELLFATESTRSHMSTVFDDTYDSYTQDTNIDDLKRSLERAAELAKDSQLTNDQYKEIDRELFGHETSPFSVFRGSVGYFCTSDKQRNLEFRFMGGTVTGILDNHVTHIFALKNSNIPAEIRRLEAGESATKVLDEQWIADCFRERKLLPEDEYSIHQNTTNSC
- the LOC107217202 gene encoding DNA ligase 4 isoform X3; translated protein: MTLTFASKVKFIEFCMILDEISKAQAATKSSHLEYLIKQCREFSEKLKKKDKEADTSFFPILRLLLPQHDRERGAYGLKETALAKLYVRVLALGQTSKDAQELLHYKVPISGKQSGGDFAEIAYSILCKRVQIQESSMTVEQVNTILDNIAEKNASNSSKDGEFQQLIQQLSAVEQKWLIRILLKDLRIGLSQKKILNAYHADAVKLFDVSMSLRDVCDKLQNTGIGIKYQIEIFSPFKPMLLERCKIDDVGKFFTNQESYLMETKHDGERFQLHMKDGQFSYFSRNAYNFTEAYGKSKSSGLLTGKIAKLLNPSCRSIIMDGEMMGWHKVHQRFGSKGMSFDVKKMTPTSTHQPCFIAFDVIMYNEKLLVDEPLTERLKVLKEAFVEETGVLVRSQTRLVSSKVELLDAFNESMDTFEEGIVLKKCNSTYKPGVRVGSDCYKIKAEYSADLVEDMDLVIVGGYYGEGRMRGRINSFLVAVALSQNPETMNDLKFHAVSSVRTGIKVEAFEELLLTLKPHWVKKCPDNVVGPKKDPPNLWIEPKNSIVLKLRATELVRSSSYPTGYSLRFPRVVAIRGRDEKSWRECCTTEEFHSLIKGPGVIQKLTKRHVTEHDVMEHLPAISPRKTKNRTITVINYNPCPTTAVSRISRLLDDKEICVVNGNNEISKEDVEKIVREHGGSIVQNPGGKTFCAIVGNANKLRVKNMIQGQKYNVVKLEWLLRATRPENFASLQPWLPWELLFATESTRSHMSTVFDDTYDSYTQDTNIDDLKRSLERAAELAKDSQLTNDQYKEIDRELFGHETSPFSVFRGSVGYFCTSDKQRNLEFRFMGGTVTGILDNHVTHIFALKNSNIPAEIRRLEAGESATKVLDEQWIADCFRERKLLPEDEYSIHQNTTNSC